Proteins encoded together in one Otariodibacter oris window:
- the gorA gene encoding glutathione-disulfide reductase produces the protein MTKHYDYIAIGGGSGGIASINRAASYGKKCAIIEAKHLGGTCVNVGCVPKKIMWHGAQIAEAIKLYAPDYGFDVTLNEFDFGKLVENRQAYIGRIHTSYNNVLAKNNVDVINGFAKFVDKNTVEVNGEKITADHILIATGGRPSQPKVKGAEYGINSDGVFALKTLPKRVAIVGAGYIAVELAGVMNSLGADTHLFLRKHAPIRAFDPMVSETLLELMQQEGITVHTEAIPEELVKNNDESLTLKLADGRKQDTDCVIWAIGRVPATDALNLEAAGVETNERGFIKVDKFQNTNVEGIYAVGDIIEGGIELTPIAVAAGRRLSERLFNHKPNEHLDYNLVPTVVFSHPPIGTIGLTEPKAKEQYGEDKIKVYTSTFTPMYSAVTQHRQPCKMKLICAGAEEKIVGLHGIGFGVDEMIQGFAVAIKMGATKADFDNTVAIHPTGSEEFVTMR, from the coding sequence ATGACAAAACATTATGATTATATTGCTATCGGTGGTGGTAGTGGAGGTATTGCTTCAATTAATAGAGCAGCAAGCTACGGTAAAAAATGTGCAATTATTGAAGCAAAACATTTAGGTGGTACTTGCGTTAATGTGGGTTGTGTACCTAAAAAAATCATGTGGCATGGAGCGCAAATTGCAGAAGCAATTAAACTTTATGCACCTGATTATGGATTTGATGTTACGCTAAATGAGTTTGACTTTGGTAAATTAGTGGAAAACCGTCAGGCTTATATTGGACGTATTCATACTTCATATAACAATGTCTTAGCTAAAAATAATGTAGATGTAATTAATGGCTTTGCGAAATTCGTCGACAAAAATACAGTGGAAGTTAACGGTGAGAAGATTACAGCCGATCATATTTTAATTGCAACAGGTGGACGTCCAAGTCAACCAAAAGTTAAAGGTGCAGAATATGGTATCAATTCAGATGGTGTATTTGCATTAAAAACTTTACCTAAACGTGTTGCTATTGTTGGTGCGGGCTATATTGCTGTTGAATTAGCCGGAGTGATGAATAGCTTGGGCGCTGATACTCACTTATTCTTACGTAAACATGCTCCAATTCGTGCTTTTGATCCAATGGTAAGTGAAACCCTTTTAGAATTAATGCAACAAGAAGGCATTACTGTACATACTGAAGCTATTCCAGAAGAATTGGTCAAAAATAATGATGAGTCATTAACTTTAAAATTAGCTGATGGACGTAAGCAAGATACTGATTGTGTTATTTGGGCAATTGGTAGAGTGCCAGCAACAGATGCTCTTAATTTAGAAGCTGCGGGTGTTGAAACAAATGAACGCGGATTTATTAAAGTGGATAAATTCCAAAATACGAATGTTGAAGGAATTTATGCTGTGGGTGATATTATTGAAGGCGGTATTGAATTAACACCAATAGCAGTTGCTGCAGGGCGTCGTTTATCTGAGCGTTTATTCAATCATAAACCAAATGAGCATTTAGATTATAATTTAGTACCAACGGTAGTATTTAGCCATCCTCCGATAGGAACAATTGGCTTAACAGAGCCTAAAGCAAAAGAGCAGTATGGCGAAGATAAAATCAAAGTTTATACTTCTACATTTACACCGATGTATAGTGCTGTTACTCAACATCGCCAGCCATGCAAAATGAAACTTATTTGTGCAGGAGCAGAGGAAAAAATTGTTGGTTTACATGGTATTGGTTTTGGTGTTGATGAAATGATCCAAGGTTTTGCTGTAGCGATTAAAATGGGGGCGACAAAGGCTGATTTTGACAACACTGTTGCGATCCACCCGACAGGATCCGAAGAATTTGTGACAATGCGTTAG